The genomic stretch TCTTATGAGGGAAAACTTTTCACTGTTTCAGCCACACTCAAAAGGAATATGTCACTTACTAAAATTGAAATTGATGCTTATTGGAAATCAAAGAAGAAGATAGAGGAAGAACACTTTAGAGCCATTTCCAATCTGTCTGAGACTATTGATCAGGTTTCATATTCAAAATCAAACCTCTACTTAccatttttctttacttttttcttaacattttctttttcttgtgtgttTATGATGCAACCTGAATAGGTTAGCAGAGACAATGATCCTGAGAAGAAGCTTCAGAAATCAATGACTATGCCTGTGACCAACATGAGGGACTCCTTTAATATGTCCATACTAGACAAAAATTTGGAGCAACTTATCAACAAAGATGGCTGGTAAATTAACTTACTCTTTTCATTACATTAATTGAATCAAACTTAGTATACTAAAAATTTGAGTTCAGGTGGACAAAGAGTAGTTGGGCATTTCTGAATGAGCCACCATTGATGGAAGCTGCATCTAACAAGTATGCAGCTCAGTTTCATGTTGCCAATTTGGGACCATCGAAATTGAACCCGGAAGATGAAATAAGTGCATGATTATAAAAATCTTGCTAACTAAACACTAAACTATGTATATATTTATCGATTAATCAGTATTTGTGTTTGCATTAATGTAAGATAGTGTGTCTAATGTTGAACAATTGTGGAGTTCGTTTTTGTATGCAAATAAACATGTTTTTGTTTCTGGTTAATTTGTTTGAAGAGTGTAATGTAATGAAGCTATTTGATTATATAAGAGTAAATTATATGATTACAGAAGCATTGCTACTAAAATTCCAGGAAATTAACTCCAAAATTTGAATGCATGTGAGCCAAGTGAAACATAAAAATAAGTTATAGGAAACTGAGAACATATCCACAAAAGCAATAGAATCTTACATTGCAAGTTATTCATTCGAGATGTACTAGCGAATTGCATAGTTTGTTAGATGCTTAAGGTTGAAATGCTGATCTCAAATCTGTATACTCTAATTCAGATTTGCTGCggattttgtttcaaaaattattgCAGGCATACCTGCGATTTTCGCTATTTGCTTCATACTTGAACCTGCAACCATGGCACACCAAGAGATACAACATAAAAGAAAGTAAAGAGGACCTATACCACCTAATTCGACCCCCAGGAATTCAGTGGTGGCATTAGTTTCTTCTGAAACGGGCTGTAACGCGGTGCACGAAGCTTGGCAGTCatgatgccctaacaatggtgttgtTTCATTCCGGCGTTAAACCTCGCGGTGGATGGCCCAAATTCACTCCATATGACATCCAGGACTCAAAGAAACAGTTAGATTCGAGTAAAACATGATAACATGCAATATACGAAACTCAACATTTGAACATACATGAAGAACGAGATACATGGCTTACAAGTGCGATTAGGTTCAGTTTACGATCCCTTCATACCTGGTAATACCTTAGGAGTTGAATGAGATGCGTGGATAGCCTTGAATCCCTCTAGAAATCCTTCCTTGCTCATGCCCTAGTTTGAACCTTTTTTGTAACGTGAAAGACCTTGTCTTCTTTGCTTCCTCTCCCAATTTTTTGTTTTCTAGGGGTCTGCCCTTGCTCTCAATTTATATGTGAATGGATTAGGGTTATAAAACATAattgaatctctttgaatcatggaacttggatttgattgaaattttgattCTAATATTTCCAATTATGGccaatttcaaatctttttccaCCAATATATTCTTGCACGAATTTGGCTTCCAATATTAGGTATTTTGATAATTGATTCTGatttaaaaccaaaaacaaatcaaatccttTGAATATTTtccaaattatttgatttatattacatttttaatgaattaaattcaataaaaaatcaaatattaatcaataattcGTGGCTTTGGATATGGACCTCCTTGATGACTTGAGTAACAATATTGgaccataaaaagttgggcctctttgcaaaggaattcattttgaagcctttttctttcacttttttcctttaaaattgtccaactttgacaaggcatatctccctaaatttttaagatatggaggagttctagaactttttggaaacctcaagatgtcctctacaagccactttggaagcttttttcatttgaagattttatcttgatgatattggctttgacaaaaaactgcttttggttgactttcaaaaaggacctataatcctttgatccatatctctcaaatgaatcatttttggacttggcttgtgagatacataattgtagagaatccactttccttaaaaatgagctttggatggaaaatttctgatgttccatgtaggagttatggctggtcaaagttgggttgactttctccttaaaaaccctaatttagaaacttaggcttttgatggttttggAGCTTgccttgataaatcatgatcaatccttgatcaaacgATGAATTaaacttcataatgaggatgttgatcaaaaatcagaagttttgactgtggtttgaccatagtttgacttttaggtcaaccagtcgataattgatcgtttgggccgttgggtgagcaatcttttgaatcagagcttgaaaattggaatgaggattctttgaggcatatgagaggttatgaggtccacttgaattgtcagaacttggtttttcttgaagagaagcaaaaaccctagttgtAGGTTGTTTGTctaggagagtgtgcatccacttagatctcgagcttttgatacttggatgagcttgagtataaaaatgtggtgggaaaattttggggtatgacaatgtgcTTACTAAAAGAAAAAGTATGGGAAAATTTGCAACCGTTGCACTCACTCAAGAGAGTAGTTAATTAGTGCAAGCCAAGCTCCATCCAAAGTTAAAAGACCCGGGAAGTTTTACCATCCATTGTACTATTAGGAACACTTTCTGTGGAAGAGCTATATGTGATCTCGGAGCTAGCATAAATTTTATGCCATTGTCTATCTTTAAAAATCTAGGGATATGAGCTGCCAAGCCTACGACCATCACTCTACAGTTAGCAGATATAAGTATTTAGTCATCCTCAAGGAAAGATAGAAGATGTATTAGTAAGGGTTAACAAGCTTATCTTCCCTACTGAATTCATCATTATGGactttgattctgatgaagaaacTTTCATCCTGTTGGGAAGATCTTTCCATGCTACAGGAAGAACTCTAATTGATGTAGGAAAAGGACAACTCACCATGAGAGTTAATGGACATCGAGTTATGTTCAGTGTCCTCAATTATTTGTAGTACCCTGAGGAAGATGTAGCTGGATGTTCCATGATCTCTAGCTGGGAAGGAATGGTCCACAAAAGCCTACTCGAGTCTAGCAACGTGTTAGAACAAAAGTTGGGAAAGTTGGAAAAAGAAGAAGTCCTACATGAAGGAATTATTTGTGGACCCTTGAGCAAACAAGATATTCAAGAAGAACCTATAGAGGTGCTGGAGTTGTCCACTACATTAAGGAACTTCAGTAGAAGTTCCACCTAAGTTTGTACTAAAGCAACTTCCTGCTCACTTACAATATGCTTACTTGGAGGCAGGACAGAAGTTGCTTATGATTGTTGCTACAGATTTAGCTGAAGATCAAAAGAACCAACTCTTTGACATTCTGAAGAAACACAAGAGAGCTATCGCTTGGCAAATCTCTAACATTAAGGGGATTAGACTAACAGTTTGCCTGCATAGAATCTTGTTAGAGGAAAATTCCAAGAATAACATTGAGAGCCAAAGAAGGTTGAATCCTATTATAAAAGAAGTGGTCAAAAGTGAAATCATAAAATGGTTAGATGTTGGGATCATCTACCCTATTTCAGATAGTGTATAGGTGAGCCCTATTCAATGTGTGCCAAAGAAAGGAGGTATGACTGTGGTCAACAATGAAAAAGATGAGCTAATCCCTACTAGAACTGTCATCAGATGGAGAATTAGTTTGGATTATAGGAAGATAAACAAGGCTACTAGGAAGGACCATTTCTCTTTGTCATTCATTAATCAAATGTTGGATAGATTGGATGCAAAAGAGTATTATTGCTTCTTGGATAGATATTCGGGCTACAACCAAATAGCCATTGAACCTGAAGACCGAGAGAAGACAATATTCACTTGTCCTTATGGCACCTTTGCCTTCAGAAGGATGCCTTTTGGTCTATGTAATGCTCCATCCACTTTCCAATGTTGCATGATGgccatatttttttatattaatgaaAGTTCAATTGATGCAGCATGACATGCCTATGTCTTCAGTCAAGAGTGTTTGAAAGCCTTCAATATATTGAAGAAAGCTATGATCTCAGCACCAATAGTAAAGAGGCACAACAAGGTGTTTCATACCATCTATTACACTAGTAGAACTTTGATTGGGGCGCAAGTAAATTACACCACCATTGAGAAAGAGCTTCTAGATGTTGTGTTTGCTTTTGACAAGTTTGGACCCTACTTGATAGGAACTAAGGTCATTGTGTACACTGATCATGTTGCCATCAAATACCTAATTGCTAAGAAAGATGCCAAGCAAAGGCTTATTAGATGGGTACTCTTGCTACAAGAGTTTGACCTTGAAATCAGAGATAAGAAGGGAGTTGAGAATTTGGTTGTTGATCATCTCTCAAGATTACCAGAGGAGGTGCAAGATAATACCATTGGGGAGATTCATGAGACTTTTCTTGATGAGCAACTAATGTTGATCACCTCTAGCGTGACTTCGTGGTATGCTGATATTGTCAACTATCTGGTCAACAGATATACCCACCCCCCCGGAGTTCAACTCTCAACAAAGGAAGAGGTTCTTCCAtttgataaaaaattaatttcggGATGAACTTTTCCTTTACAAGAAGTGTGCCGACCAATTGCTTCGAAGATGCGTGGACCAACCAGAGGCACGTCATATCTTGTTTGCATGTCATGAAGCCTTATGGAGGACATTTTGGAGGGACCAGAACTGCTGCCAAGGTTCTGCAATCAGGTTATTTTTGGCCCTCTTTATAAAAATGCTCATGATATGGTTAAGAAATGTGACAAATGCCAAAGAATGGGAAATATCTCTACGAGGCAAGAGATGCCTCATACCAACATCTTTGACATTGAAATTTTGTATGTATGGGGCATTGACTTCATGGAGCCATTTCCCCAATCCTTTGGGAATGTAAACATTCTATTTGTTGtggattatgtttccaagtgGGTAGAGGCAGTAGCAATTACAACTAATGATATCAAGTTATAAATTAATGTGTAATTTGGGTAGGAAAAATGGCAAGGATAGTTGGAGGTTGATATGGAAGCTTAAAGTCCCTGAACGAATAAGGTCCTTTATTTGGTTGGTGTATCATGGTAGGATAATGACCAatgagagaaaaataaaatgcaactATGAGGGCATTTTTGTAGTCACTATGGAACATAGGTGGAACCCATTATACATGTCTCACGTGACTGTCCTTTGACTTTTGCTATTTGGACTAATGCGGTTAAGTTGGATATGAGAGGCTCTGTTTTCACTAGTAATATTAAAGAGTGGGTGGATACTAATTTGCATTTGGATTTTAGTATTAGTGGTGATTTTTCGTGGTCGGAACTTTGGGCAACCTCTTGTCATGCACTTTGGATATGGAGGAATAAGAAACAACAAGATGAGAATTTTGTGGCGGCGTGTAAATAAAGTTTCTCATGAGTATTTTTTTTGCAACAAAGATGCATGATACGATGGATTTAGCTCGAAAGGCTAAGAAAATAAGGTAGCATCCTCCTCTTTCAGGTTGGATAAGATTAAACACGGATGGAGCTTGTAAGAATGGTTTGATAG from Vicia villosa cultivar HV-30 ecotype Madison, WI linkage group LG4, Vvil1.0, whole genome shotgun sequence encodes the following:
- the LOC131594195 gene encoding uncharacterized protein LOC131594195 encodes the protein MGSLMAGWGSSSIDPKSATLKRNMSLTKIEIDAYWKSKKKIEEEHFRAISNLSETIDQVSRDNDPEKKLQKSMTMPVTNMRDSFNMSILDKNLEQLINKDGWWTKSSWAFLNEPPLMEAASNKYAAQFHVANLGPSKLNPEDEISA